From Candidatus Culexarchaeum yellowstonense:
CCCTTTCCTTCAACCAATTATCCCTCTCAATATCTTCCAAACTCCCAATATGTTGCCCACCATCCAACTCAATAACTATCCTTTTCTCATAACAAACAAAATCAACTATATAACCGCCTATCGGCTCCTGCCTTCTAAATTTCACACCCAACCCCTTGTTCCTTAATCTTCTCCAAAGAGCCCTTTCCGCCTCTGTCATATTTCTTCTTAACGC
This genomic window contains:
- a CDS encoding DUF559 domain-containing protein, which encodes ALRRNMTEAERALWRRLRNKGLGVKFRRQEPIGGYIVDFVCYEKRIVIELDGGQHIGSLEDIERDNWLKERGFKVLRFWSNDVLRNIDGVIREIEVEINKVK